The stretch of DNA CCGTCTTGACGGGGTGAGGCTATTTTCGGCAGCATTCACCAACCTGACGCAGGATCATCTGGATTATCACGGTACGCTGGAGGCTTATTTTGAGGCCAAAGCCAGGTTGTTCAAAGAATTGCTGCCGAAGGACGGCACGGCGGTGATCAACCTGGAGGATGCCCTGGGCGAGGCGCTGATAGCCGCGTGCCGTGAGCGGGGTATACGCCACTGGGGGTATGGGCATATTAAAGGAGCCGAGCTGGAGCTGGTGGAGTGGCGGCCGCATGTCAAAGGGGCCGAGGTGGTGCTAAACCTGTTCGGCACGGTTTATACCACCGACGTGCCGTTGCTTGGCCGGTTTCAGGTGATGAACCTCCTGGCGGCGCTCGGCATGGTGGCTGCAAGCGGGGAGCCGGTTGATTCCCTGATTGGCTACCTCCCAAAGGCAGAAGGCGTGCCGGGGCGGATGCAGCGCGCGGTGGTGACGCCGCAAGGGGCGGTGGTTCTGGTGGATTATGCGCATACGCCCGGTGCGCTGGAGCAGGTGTTGAAGGCTGTAAGGCTGCATGCCGAAAACGCCCGGGTGATTGCCGTGTTCGGCTGCGGCGGGGACCGGGACCCGATCAAGCGGCCCTTGATGGGCGAGATTGCCGGGCGGCTTGCGGATGTGGCCATCCTGACGGACGATAATCCGCGCACGGAGGACGCCGCCAGCATTCGCGCCGCAGTCAAGGCGGGAATGGGGCACGCTGTGGCTGAAGTGCATGATATTGGCGGAAGGGCAGAAGCCATCCAGGCCGCCGTGCGCATGGCCCGCGCGGGGGATGTGGTGCTGATTGCCGGGAAGGGGCATGAGAAAGAACAGATTATCGGCACGGTGAAGCATCCGTTTGACGATGTGCAGGTGGCGCGGGATGCGGCAAACGCAAAGGAGGCCGCACTTGGCTAAGGTGCTTTGGACAGCGGAGGAAGCGGCAGCGGCCACGGGCGGCACCTGCGCCGATAACTGGCAGGCAAGCGGCGTGTCGATCGATTCGCGCAGCATGGGTAAAGGCGATCTCTTCATTGCCTTAAAGGGCGAGCATCTGGATGGGCATGCTTATGTGGCCGCCGCTTTTGAGAAAGGCGCCGCCGCGGCCATGGTGCAGCAGGCGCTGGAGGCGAAGAGGCCGCAATTGCTGGTGGCGGACAGTATGAAAGGTATGGAGGCGCTCGGCAAGGCGGCGCGCGCGCGCATGAATGGAAAGGTGATCGGCATTACCGGCAGCGTGGGTAAAACCTCCACCCGCGCCATGATGGCGGCGGCGCTCGGCGCCTATGGCAGCATGCATGCCACGCATGGTAACTATAATAACCATTACGGTGTGCCGCTAACGCTGGCGCGCATGCCGCGCGAGACGGACTATGGC from bacterium encodes:
- a CDS encoding UDP-N-acetylmuramoyl-L-alanyl-D-glutamate--2,6-diaminopimelate ligase, with the protein product MLLPQLVEGIAIDVARPGSATSDIAWLTDDSRQVRPGSLFAAMTGSTHKGQDYVRDAVRYGAVAILAHRDVIEDIIPLVPDGVTLLAADEPRMALAQLAARFYAPQPDYVAAVTGTDGKTSVAHFTSSLWEWQGKKAASFGTVGVRGGNLPVELTDMAIANTTPGSVALHQLLQALARHGVQHVAMEASSHGLHQYRLDGVRLFSAAFTNLTQDHLDYHGTLEAYFEAKARLFKELLPKDGTAVINLEDALGEALIAACRERGIRHWGYGHIKGAELELVEWRPHVKGAEVVLNLFGTVYTTDVPLLGRFQVMNLLAALGMVAASGEPVDSLIGYLPKAEGVPGRMQRAVVTPQGAVVLVDYAHTPGALEQVLKAVRLHAENARVIAVFGCGGDRDPIKRPLMGEIAGRLADVAILTDDNPRTEDAASIRAAVKAGMGHAVAEVHDIGGRAEAIQAAVRMARAGDVVLIAGKGHEKEQIIGTVKHPFDDVQVARDAANAKEAALG